One part of the Rutidosis leptorrhynchoides isolate AG116_Rl617_1_P2 chromosome 1, CSIRO_AGI_Rlap_v1, whole genome shotgun sequence genome encodes these proteins:
- the LOC139854205 gene encoding E3 ubiquitin-protein ligase RSL1-like yields the protein MGNINQTPQRKPHLVQQQIEDQQQQLSLSSSSTTTFTCEICIEPVTLPNTIFTNGNKCVHPFCTDCMIKYIRVKLEDNVADIKCPSITCDHLLEPLSCRPKIARQLFDKWCDVLCESYVLGFDRVYCPNRDCSALVVNECGDADNLKRCVCSNCKRPFCFKCKVPWHAGYRCEESGEMRDANDIAFGVLSEQNHWMRCPVCRHCVELVKGCDFVRCRCGNKFCYRCGNKVFQCGCRRSCIGLLLLCLGLLFDLCTWLLLPCTVLLLVWLFDMSTWLLLLCIGLLLLWLFYLRAAGRNHH from the exons ATGGGGAATATAAATCAAACACCCCAACGCAAGCCACACCTTGTTCAACAACAAAttgaagaccaacaacaacaattatcattatcatcatcatcaactacaACATTTACTTGTGAAATTTGCATAGAACCTGTGACACTACCCAACACAATATTCACGAACGGTAACAAATGTGTTCACCCATTCTGTACTGATTGTATGATCAAATACATTCGGGTGAAGCTAGAAGATAACGTAGCTGATATCAAGTGTCCGTCCATAACTTGTGATCACTTGTTAGAACCATTATCTTGTCGACCCAAAATTGCACGCCAGCTGTTTGATAAATGGTGTGATGTGTTATGTGAGTCTTATGTGTTAGGGTTTGATAGGGTTTATTGTCCTAATAGAGATTGTTCAGCTTTGGTTGTTAATGAATGTGGTGATGCTGATAATTTGAAACGATGCGTGTGTTCGAATTGCAAGCGGCCTTTTTGTTTTAAGTGTAAAGTTCCTTGGCACGCTGGTTATAGGTGTGAAGAAAGCGGGGAGATGAGGGATGCGAACGATATTGCGTTTGGTGTCCTGTCTGAACAGAATCATTGGATGAGGTGCCCTGTGTGTCGACATTGTGTTGAGCTTGTTAAAGGTTGTGACTTTGTTCGTTGCAG ATGTGGAAATAAGTTTTGCTATAGGTGTGGGAATAAGGTTTTTCAATGCGGCTGTCGAAGATCATGCATAGGGCTTTTGCTTCTGTGCCTAGGGCTTTTGTTTGACTTGTGCACATGGCTTTTGCTTCCGTGCACAGTGCTTTTGCTTGTGTGGCTATTTGACATGTCCACATGGCTTTTGCTTCTGTGCATAGGGCTTTTGCTTCTGTGGCTGTTTTATCTACGTGCAGCAGGAAGGAACCACCATTGA